From Gimesia panareensis, the proteins below share one genomic window:
- a CDS encoding carbohydrate kinase family protein encodes MNNSASLPLVIGLGELLWDCFGDDRRPGGAPANVAFQANQLGCRGTVVTRVGQDDLGRELLDFLKQQQLATDYVQVDENYPTGTVTVEFSDANDPQYTIHEQVAWDHLEFNDRLATLMGEAQAVCFGTLAQREAASREAIHQCLAATGEDCLVVYDINLRQKYYDRDWIERSLKAARVVKLNQDEVQVLSELLSVDGSDLPRFAKQLQTDYGVEAVCITRGSGGCLIYAESQSYDIPGTPVEVADAVGAGDAFTAALISRRLLGWPWDRAALFANRVGGLVASKSGAMPVLRDEFEQLSQEIKNS; translated from the coding sequence ATGAATAATTCTGCGTCGCTCCCGCTGGTAATTGGTTTAGGTGAATTGCTGTGGGACTGTTTTGGTGATGATCGTCGGCCGGGCGGGGCACCTGCGAATGTTGCTTTCCAGGCCAATCAACTGGGCTGCCGGGGAACCGTGGTGACGCGGGTTGGCCAGGATGACCTGGGCCGGGAGCTGCTCGATTTTCTCAAACAGCAGCAGCTGGCGACCGATTATGTCCAGGTGGATGAAAACTATCCGACCGGCACGGTGACCGTGGAGTTCAGTGATGCCAACGATCCGCAGTATACGATTCATGAGCAGGTTGCCTGGGATCATCTGGAATTCAATGACCGGCTGGCGACGTTGATGGGCGAAGCGCAGGCGGTCTGTTTCGGAACACTGGCCCAGCGCGAAGCCGCTTCTCGTGAGGCGATTCACCAGTGTCTGGCAGCAACCGGGGAAGACTGCCTGGTGGTCTACGATATCAACCTGCGGCAGAAATATTATGACCGGGACTGGATCGAGCGGTCACTCAAGGCGGCTCGCGTCGTGAAACTGAACCAGGATGAAGTTCAGGTCCTGTCTGAACTGCTGAGTGTAGACGGAAGCGACTTGCCCCGGTTCGCGAAGCAGTTGCAGACTGATTATGGTGTGGAAGCAGTCTGTATTACCCGGGGGTCGGGGGGATGCTTGATTTATGCGGAAAGCCAGTCCTATGATATCCCGGGCACGCCGGTCGAAGTGGCCGATGCGGTGGGCGCCGGTGATGCCTTTACCGCGGCGTTGATTTCACGACGTCTACTGGGCTGGCCCTGGGATCGGGCGGCTCTGTTTGCGAACCGTGTCGGTGGTCTGGTGGCCAGCAAATCGGGGGCGATGCCGGTGTTACGTGATGAGTTCGAACAACTCAGCCAGGAAATCAAGAACAGTTAA
- a CDS encoding peptidylprolyl isomerase — protein sequence MLRFTLLALCLAIPCLVGCTSETPTAGDAEIPEAAGGPKSAATDAEDYQVLLKTTKGDILLEVHPEWSPRGAERFKELVKEGFYNDVAFFRVIDGFMAQVGINGDPAVHAKWKDNNIMDDPVVESNKRGYVSFAKTGLPNSRSTQFFINFGDNSNLDQMGFSPFAQVVKGMDVVDSLYKEYGEGAPQGRGPFQGGIVEQGNAYLKKEFPMLDYIKEATIVGEEPAEKEAKPEAEKSEEKAGEKEPVEKQPETKDAEKPEKEAAAKPEKEAAAKEKE from the coding sequence ATGTTACGATTCACCCTTTTGGCATTATGCCTGGCGATTCCCTGTCTGGTGGGATGTACCAGTGAAACTCCGACAGCCGGCGATGCTGAGATTCCGGAAGCGGCTGGTGGTCCCAAGTCGGCTGCCACCGATGCTGAAGATTATCAGGTGTTGTTGAAAACGACCAAAGGCGACATTCTGCTGGAAGTCCATCCCGAATGGTCACCCCGGGGGGCAGAACGCTTCAAAGAACTGGTGAAAGAAGGTTTCTATAATGACGTGGCTTTCTTTCGCGTGATTGACGGGTTCATGGCCCAGGTGGGTATCAATGGTGATCCCGCGGTACACGCGAAATGGAAAGACAACAATATCATGGATGATCCCGTGGTCGAATCGAACAAACGAGGGTATGTTTCGTTTGCGAAAACCGGTCTGCCGAATTCCCGTTCCACCCAGTTCTTTATCAACTTTGGCGATAATTCCAATCTGGATCAGATGGGATTCTCTCCCTTTGCGCAGGTGGTCAAGGGAATGGATGTGGTCGACTCACTCTACAAAGAGTATGGAGAGGGTGCCCCTCAAGGACGCGGTCCCTTTCAGGGGGGCATCGTAGAACAGGGGAATGCCTATCTGAAAAAAGAATTTCCCATGCTGGACTACATTAAAGAAGCGACCATTGTCGGCGAGGAACCAGCTGAGAAAGAAGCGAAGCCGGAAGCTGAAAAGTCTGAAGAGAAAGCAGGCGAAAAAGAACCGGTAGAAAAGCAGCCTGAAACAAAGGATGCTGAAAAACCTGAGAAGGAAGCAGCAGCCAAACCGGAGAAAGAGGCTGCTGCTAAAGAGAAGGAATAA
- a CDS encoding homoserine dehydrogenase: MSSSPLNVAIIGMGTVGSGVAKILLDRADQMTNRAGRPIHLKRAVVRDLSRPRNIELAEGVLTDDIDSVLNDDDIDVIIQLVGGIDPAYDIMLRALESGKDVVTANKALLCEKGESLYQRARELGRCICFEAAVAGGVPLIETVTQAMSANQITSIEAILNGTSNYILTQMFSHDVSYDDAVKSAQEIGYAEADPAMDVDGTDAAQKLGILVQLSLGIKVGLDEFLRQGIDTLSLADLKYASELGYTVKLLAVANLIDGQLEMHAQPTLIRNDNPLAHVEDAYNKIALEGDAVGKIWLSGMGAGQMATASAVVANLIDVAVGRAAITFPRLDLWNPRHDIKIMPREEISRRYFLRLNVEDRPHVLADITNVLGDHEISIASLVQHEAPEVDPNESFPIVPLVIMTHRTTEGRFQAASRELEQLDCIRAPFVRMPVND; this comes from the coding sequence ATGTCGTCTTCTCCGTTAAACGTCGCCATTATCGGCATGGGAACCGTAGGTAGCGGTGTCGCTAAAATTCTTCTGGATCGAGCAGATCAGATGACCAACCGCGCCGGTCGTCCGATTCACCTGAAACGAGCTGTCGTGCGCGATCTCTCCCGCCCCCGCAACATTGAGCTGGCCGAGGGAGTCCTGACCGACGACATCGACTCGGTACTCAACGACGACGACATCGACGTCATTATCCAGCTGGTCGGCGGAATCGATCCCGCGTACGACATCATGCTGCGTGCCCTGGAAAGCGGCAAAGACGTCGTCACTGCCAACAAGGCCCTGCTCTGCGAAAAAGGGGAAAGCCTCTACCAGCGCGCCCGCGAACTGGGACGCTGCATCTGCTTTGAAGCAGCCGTCGCCGGCGGAGTTCCGCTGATTGAAACCGTCACCCAGGCGATGTCCGCCAATCAGATCACTTCCATCGAAGCCATTCTGAACGGCACCAGCAATTATATTCTGACTCAGATGTTTTCACACGATGTCAGCTACGATGACGCGGTCAAAAGTGCTCAGGAGATCGGTTACGCGGAAGCCGACCCCGCCATGGACGTGGATGGTACCGATGCCGCCCAGAAACTGGGAATCCTGGTGCAACTCTCGCTGGGCATCAAAGTCGGCCTGGACGAGTTCCTCAGACAGGGCATCGATACCCTTTCACTGGCAGATCTGAAATACGCCTCCGAACTGGGCTACACGGTCAAACTGCTGGCGGTCGCCAACCTGATCGACGGCCAGCTGGAAATGCATGCCCAGCCTACATTGATCCGCAACGACAATCCCCTGGCGCACGTGGAAGACGCCTACAACAAAATCGCCCTCGAAGGGGACGCCGTCGGCAAGATCTGGCTCTCAGGCATGGGCGCCGGTCAGATGGCAACCGCCTCGGCGGTGGTCGCCAACCTGATCGATGTTGCTGTCGGGCGGGCCGCAATTACCTTCCCGCGTCTGGACCTCTGGAATCCCCGGCACGACATCAAAATCATGCCCCGCGAAGAGATCTCACGTCGCTACTTCCTGCGACTGAATGTAGAAGACCGCCCGCACGTACTGGCTGATATTACCAACGTGCTGGGCGATCATGAAATCAGCATCGCCAGCCTGGTCCAGCATGAGGCACCGGAAGTCGATCCCAATGAAAGCTTCCCGATCGTGCCTCTGGTCATCATGACACACCGGACCACCGAAGGCCGCTTCCAGGCCGCCAGCAGAGAACTGGAACAGCTGGATTGTATCCGGGCCCCCTTCGTCCGCATGCCGGTCAACGATTAA
- a CDS encoding HNH endonuclease, with protein MISATSGKAQSSAMQASVLALNKTYSPVHVISAKRAFCLLSKDIAEVISVEDGTFMNYDFNSWIEISELRSEFNERNELEDWILAVNFEIQVPRVVRLLRYDRIPNNTIKFNRRNIFIRDSYRCQYCQKKFSIKQLSLDHVIPRSHGGGMNWENIVSACRRCNTKKGGRTPSQAGMKLLQKPAKPSRNPVLLQQVKQAKYECWKNFVGSKELLSCD; from the coding sequence ATGATTTCAGCAACTTCCGGGAAGGCACAATCGAGTGCCATGCAGGCGAGCGTATTGGCGCTCAATAAGACTTATTCGCCAGTTCACGTGATCTCTGCCAAACGTGCCTTCTGCCTGCTCAGCAAAGATATCGCCGAAGTCATCAGTGTCGAAGACGGCACCTTCATGAACTATGACTTCAATTCCTGGATTGAAATCAGTGAATTACGCTCTGAGTTCAACGAACGCAACGAACTCGAAGACTGGATCCTCGCCGTTAATTTTGAAATCCAGGTCCCCCGAGTCGTCCGGCTGCTCCGCTACGACCGCATCCCCAACAATACCATCAAGTTCAATCGACGCAACATCTTCATTCGCGACAGCTACCGCTGCCAGTACTGCCAGAAGAAATTCAGCATCAAACAACTCAGCCTGGATCACGTCATCCCCCGCTCGCATGGCGGCGGCATGAACTGGGAAAATATCGTCAGTGCCTGCCGTCGCTGTAACACCAAAAAGGGAGGTCGCACCCCTTCCCAGGCCGGCATGAAGCTCCTGCAGAAACCAGCCAAACCCAGCCGGAATCCAGTGCTCCTGCAACAGGTGAAGCAGGCGAAATACGAATGCTGGAAAAACTTCGTCGGCTCAAAAGAACTCCTCAGCTGCGACTGA
- the serA gene encoding phosphoglycerate dehydrogenase, translating to MYRVLITDNLSPAGLKILEDNPEIEVDVRSGLSPEEVREALKSADGIIIRSATKLTEEILQGQPRLKAIVRAGVGVDNIDRVAATREGIIVMNTPAGNTTSTAEQTIALMMALARNIGPAYATMKEGKWERKKLTGTQVAGKTLAVIGLGRIGLSVAQRAQGLEMKVIGYDPFMSAERAAEYGIELYKEVDEIVKHCDFLTVHTPLTDETRDLINAERIATMRPGVRIINCARGGIVNEDDLADALESGKVAGAACDVFTQEPPENRRLIDAPNMLATPHLGASTDEAQEMVALEAAEIITDFLTKNEIRHAINMIPVSGAEMADLKPHIELGHRLGLFLSQQTKGSLKNVQIQYRGEVAEKQTKLITSSFAAGLLSHSFEAEINIVNATVFAKDRGIDISESKSTEAGTLSTMISATVETEEGKFSAAGTIFGQDFLRLTKLDEFYLDGYLDGNLLIYRHHDVPGLIGYIGTVLGNHKVNIAHMALGRLQNQPGGEAIAVLNVDGEVPEEAIAEVSSHKDVSCVKLIKMPPATAPLSWLQ from the coding sequence ATGTACCGAGTCCTGATCACGGACAATCTTTCGCCAGCTGGTCTGAAAATTCTCGAAGACAACCCGGAAATCGAAGTTGATGTTCGTTCCGGCCTCTCGCCGGAAGAAGTACGGGAAGCACTCAAGTCCGCTGACGGTATTATCATTCGCAGTGCCACCAAACTGACCGAAGAGATTCTGCAGGGCCAGCCCCGGCTGAAAGCCATCGTACGGGCCGGCGTCGGCGTCGATAACATCGACCGCGTCGCTGCCACCCGCGAAGGCATCATCGTCATGAACACCCCGGCGGGAAACACCACCAGTACCGCCGAGCAGACCATCGCCCTGATGATGGCACTGGCCCGGAATATCGGCCCCGCTTATGCCACCATGAAAGAAGGCAAGTGGGAACGTAAAAAACTGACCGGAACCCAGGTTGCAGGTAAGACACTGGCCGTCATCGGTCTGGGTCGTATCGGCCTCTCTGTCGCGCAGCGGGCTCAGGGACTGGAAATGAAAGTCATTGGCTACGATCCTTTCATGTCGGCCGAACGTGCCGCCGAGTATGGTATCGAGCTCTATAAGGAAGTCGACGAGATCGTCAAGCACTGCGACTTCCTGACCGTGCATACTCCCCTCACAGATGAAACCCGCGACCTGATCAATGCCGAGCGGATCGCCACCATGCGTCCCGGTGTGCGGATCATCAACTGTGCCCGGGGTGGAATCGTCAACGAAGACGATCTGGCAGACGCCCTGGAATCCGGCAAAGTGGCTGGTGCCGCCTGTGACGTATTCACACAGGAGCCACCGGAAAACCGTCGTCTGATCGATGCTCCTAACATGCTGGCTACACCGCACCTGGGTGCTTCGACAGATGAGGCTCAGGAGATGGTGGCTCTGGAAGCAGCCGAGATCATCACCGACTTCCTGACCAAGAATGAAATCCGCCACGCCATCAACATGATTCCGGTCTCCGGAGCGGAAATGGCCGACCTCAAACCGCACATCGAACTGGGGCACCGCCTGGGACTGTTCCTCTCGCAGCAGACCAAAGGCAGCCTCAAAAACGTCCAGATCCAGTACCGGGGTGAAGTCGCCGAGAAACAGACCAAGCTCATTACATCCAGCTTTGCAGCCGGCCTGCTCTCACATTCATTCGAAGCCGAAATCAATATTGTGAATGCCACCGTCTTCGCAAAAGACCGGGGCATCGATATTTCCGAATCCAAGTCCACTGAAGCCGGCACACTTTCGACGATGATTTCGGCCACAGTGGAAACGGAAGAAGGAAAATTCTCCGCCGCGGGTACCATCTTCGGTCAGGACTTCCTGCGTCTCACAAAACTGGACGAGTTCTACCTGGACGGTTACCTCGACGGCAACCTGCTCATCTACCGTCACCACGACGTACCGGGCCTCATCGGCTACATCGGTACGGTCCTGGGGAACCACAAGGTCAACATCGCCCACATGGCCCTGGGTCGTCTCCAGAACCAGCCCGGCGGTGAGGCCATCGCGGTCCTGAATGTGGACGGTGAAGTTCCGGAAGAAGCCATCGCGGAAGTCTCCAGCCACAAAGATGTTTCCTGCGTGAAGCTCATCAAAATGCCACCAGCCACAGCACCACTGTCCTGGCTGCAGTAG